A region of Zeugodacus cucurbitae isolate PBARC_wt_2022May chromosome 5, idZeuCucr1.2, whole genome shotgun sequence DNA encodes the following proteins:
- the LOC105219155 gene encoding PRL-1 phosphatase-like: MPSEVIEFAGMRFLITDSPNEVTLRRYVRNLQNYDVTLLIGVCDVNYDLTPFLNSGIDVKILHFVDGTFPDERLKKQWFRMLHENITLHPGTCVAVHCQSGLGRAALLVAITLIELGMSFDIAVNVIRSKRRGAFNEAQYEYLRNYQPELFIGPRRSGNCAVQ, encoded by the coding sequence ATGCCATCGGAGGTCATCGAATTCGCTGGCATGCGGTTTCTCATCACCGATTCGCCGAACGAGGTAACATTACGCCGGTACGTACGCAATTTACAGAATTATGATGTGACGCTGTTGATCGGTGTCTGCGATGTCAATTACGATCTGACGCCGTTCTTGAATTCCGGTATCGATGTGAAGATTTTACATTTCGTCGATGGCACATTTCCCGATGAGCGCCTGAAGAAACAGTGGTTCCGCATGCTGCACGAAAACATAACGCTACATCCCGGCACCTGCGTGGCCGTGCACTGTCAAAGCGGTTTGGGGCGTGCGGCGCTGCTGGTGGCCATAACGCTGATTGAGTTGGGCATGAGTTTTGACATTGCGGTCAACGTTATACGGAGTAAGCGTCGCGGCGCCTTCAATGAGGCGCAATACGAATATCTGAGGAACTATCAGCCGGAACTGTTTATTGGGCCACGCAGATCGGGCAACTGTGCGGTGCAGTAA